One segment of Cryptococcus neoformans var. grubii H99 chromosome 2, complete sequence DNA contains the following:
- a CDS encoding mandelate racemase/muconate lactonizing enzyme, with protein MSQRAGQWIDGGQQRRGGGSLYKCTRAIVDNASCPPSPSPLLPPPPHLSFCFSWPCLIVLHRKNKRRPPGNSGTTIKAHPQAPHGHPSSPLTLRVTGPTTWPFPGPQAARPYIFGKSRFSIFGIRFPPHLNTIHPSPVSSIPSIAPQITMSGLKITDFSVHDIRFPTNVTGDGTDAMNKECDYSAAYIVVKTNSDLKGQGMTFTIGRGNEIVCFAIEQIAKRIVGLDLAPIFADMGKFWDFLVSDPQHRWLGPEKGVIHLATAAISNAVWDMYAKHAGKPLWKLIVDFTPEEFVKATSFRYITDALTPAEALEILKSKESGKAAREAEVKKRGYPAYTTSVGWLGYSDEKVRRLTKESLAQGFNHFKLKVGADPEDDLRRGRLIRSIIDDPANMPKDRKPIDPASIANKNAGPTGCVLMVDANQVWDVPQAVEYMKKLEPLKPWFIEEPTAPDDAVGHAAIRKALKPINIGVATGEHAHNRMVFKQLLQLDAIDVCQIDSCRLGGVNEILSVLLMSAKFGVPVCPHAGGVGLCEYVIHLSLIDYICVSGDMERNVLEFVDHLHEHFLYPVSINSEGRYNVPTDAKGGYSIEMFEKSMEDYAFPGGAYWAAVARGENPAVSH; from the exons ATGAGCCAACGAGCGGGACAGTGGATCGATGGCGGGCAGCAACGGCGTGGCGGGGGGAGCTTGTATAAGTGCACAAGGGCCATCGTAGACAATGCATCCTGCcccccctctccctcccccctcctgccccctccccctcacctgtctttttgtttttcgtGGCCGTGTCTTATTGTCCTCCACcgaaagaacaaaagacgCCCTCCGGGTAATTCAGGGACAACCATCAAGGCACATCCCCAGGCACCCCATGGACATCCCTCATCTCCGTTGACTCTTCGGGTAACCGGACCGACCACGTGGCCATTTCCCGGGCCGCAAGCGGCCCGGCCCTATATTTTCGGCAAGTCCAGGTTCTCCATATTCGGTATTCGCTTTCCTCCACATTTAAATACCATACACCCATCTCCTgtttcttccatccccaGTATTGCTCCACAAATAACCATGTCAGGCCTCAAGATCACAGACTTCTCCGTCCACG ACATCCGATTTCCCACC AATGTCACTGGTGACGGTACGGACGCCAT GAACAAGGAATGCGATTATTCCGCTGCGTACATCGTGGTAAAGACCAACTCTGACCTCAAGGGTCAAGGAATGACTTTTA CCATCGGTCGTGGAAACGAAATTGTCTGCTTTGCTATCGAGCAAATAGCCAAACGTATCGTTGGCTTGGACCTTGCCCCCATCTTTGCCGACATGGGCAAATTCTGGGACTTTT TGGTGTCCGACCCTCAGCACCGTTGGCTCGGCCCTGAAAAGGGTGTCATTCATCTTGCGACCGCCGCTATTTCCAACGCCGTCTGGGATATGTACGCCAAGCACGCCGGCAAGCCCTTGTGGAAGCTTATCGTTGACTTTACTCCCGAAGA ATTCGTAAAGGCCACCTCTTTCCGATACATCACCGACGCCCTTACCCCCGCCGAAGCCCTTGAGATCCTCAAGTCCAAGGAATCCGGAAAGGCTGCCAGGGAAGCCGAGGTCAAAAAGAGGGGATACCCCGCCTACACCACCTCTGTCGGATGGCTCGGGTACTCTGACGAAAAAGTCAGGCGATTGACCAAGGAAAGTCTCGCCCAAGGCTTCAACCATTTCAAG CTCAAAGTCGGCGCCGACCCTGAAGATGATCTTCGACGAGGACGACTCATCAGATCCATCATTGACGATCCCGCCAACATGCCCAAAGATCGAAAACCTATCGACCCCGCCTCGATCGCCAACAAGAATGCCGGCCCTACAGGCTGTGTACTGATGGTCGACGCCAACC AGGTCTGGGATGTGCCTCAGGCTGTAGAGTAcatgaagaagctcgaaCCCTTGAAGCCTTGGTTCATTGAAGAGCCTACTGCTCCCGATGATGCCGTGGGACACGCTGCCATTCGAAAAGCCCTCAAACCCATCAATATCGGCGTCGCTACAGGTGAACACGCCCATAACCGA ATGGTCTTCAAGCAATTGTTGCAGCTTGATGCTATTGACGTTTGTCAAATCGACTCTTGTCGATTGGGAGGTGTCAATGAGATCCTCTCTGTTTTGCTCATGTCTGCCAAATTCGGTGTACCAGTCTGCCCTCACGCCGGTGGCGTAGGATTGTGCGAGTATGTG ATCCACTTGTCTCTTATTGACTACATTTGCGTCTCTGGTGATATGGAGCGTAACGTTTTGGAGTTTGTTGA CCATCTGCATGAGCACTTCCTCTACCCTGTATCCATCAACTCTGAAGGTCGATACAATGTACCTACCGATGCCAAGGGCGGATACTCTATCGAGATGTTTGAAAAGTCAATGGAAGACTATGCCTTCCCTGGAGGTGCTTACTGGGCGGCCGTCGCAAGGGGAGAGAACCCTGCCGTTTCACATTAA
- a CDS encoding ATP-binding cassette, subfamily B (MDR/TAP), member 1: MAEGGEELSDYDYGRSRQKTMAGYKFASLSPTGLDGVRGQPVAFGPMLDEIKPPSQWRRSLYPADAPPIPASTFEQHLDLAPLPTSPTTSHRTIPVPQPIKPRFRRLFVFTTARDYILLLCPAVVLSILSALIQPYMSIVIGNAFAIFSAYPLNTSLATDADRAALRSGVANTSIQLTVSGVLSLLFNYLKGVMWTRYGETVADRLRDKVYHGVQDKPMEWYDMGMGMREEGQGEGKENDTVGAGGLMSKFNRETDDVRMATSHAFGLVVQNTFTFVLCFILAVIESPSLAFVTLSTIPLVVLTQVVTQILCAPLLATERRVLAEASTNVERATAAISTVKVHNAQAAEEKRFMQSVSKSKSNLIKQGLVWGVSAGLTDFFLLGTFVLGFWYGAKIIREGKATSGAVMTCFWACLFAATYLQQVVPQLTIMTKGKNSIASLLTVIQDDASRSVSGNNPFSPTDSPIDSSFSAAVGKLNPKRVSRPLTLGGVRPCRCHGEFNFNHISFAYPSRPENPVLCDISLFIPPGETTFIVGGSGSGKSTIAQLLLRLYDPTSGEITMDNQSFPFLNSHFTRENIAAVQQGCILFDMSVHDNVAMGLGGASADPKTGVKRAPEDVTREQVVEACKMAMIHDFVVSLPDGYDTILGTGGSSLSGGQRQRLAIARARIRDPTVLILDEATSALDATSRVLVFKSLKAWRNNRTTIVITHDLSQIVSDDFVYVMKNGVVAEQGFRLDLMKKPNGTFAHMAAEQAINPLPAKEVESDAEWHDGLDTILNMEEDYEEVLDSRVRSHTPSFSALGMQRNSAVYLDILDEYSRSQRLSQVDRRQSHTSLTPPQKRLSWTPEQLGSRAPSRQSMAVPISRPPSSQTNRPVSRLSVMVDPNPRLSLRTMMAKTPRQGGGKLHRGWMEKNSPSRISAIRQRQQRTLSENLEDDLKGQPSDVNLSHSVLVEQVSTRSATTPVPGLFSLFKLYFPSLPAKPLLLLGCIGSIGHGATTPIWSFFLSKLMTIVGAGGADTTSLTKYGLIVLGLCAAQGLSNCVQEYFLVGLSARWTHMVRGVAMHKLITQDKAFFDHSSNSPSRLVQTLIKDADDARTIMSQVIGRAVTVVTMIGLGLIWAMAVEWRLTLIGLALGPIFGGFMAVNSWFIGNVELACKVAREEVGRVFYESVANVRGIRAMALDTAFEKRFQKDASNAKKTGTRSAWAMAMGGAIGGGLPLFAQALMNFAGSAFMLQGHMNYEQMLQVYNLVLFSLTFGSGMLDFIPTMAKARAAARDFNRIYQLCESTTESIGSLRFPITGHVEFSHVEFSYPSRPDVSILKDVSFTFKPGECVAVVGPSGSGKSTIAALLQRLYMPDGGDIRLGAHSLREADVVWLRNHVAVVSQSANLFDATIAENIAYGSSNLPLSEIYRAAEAANIHDFIQSLPQGYETNLGENASLISGGQAQRLQIARALCRTSRILILDECTSALDPDNARAVLDTIVKIKQHRTTIFITHSIEAMQRCDRIICLGEGRVQEVGSFEELVRKGGVFAQLMKTGEWE; this comes from the exons ATGGCggagggaggggaagaactGTCTGACTATGATTATGGAAGGAGCCGCCAGAAGACAATGGCAGGCTACAAGTTCGCCAGCCTTTCTCCCACTGGCTTAGACGGAGTACGCGGTCAGCCAGTCGCTTTTGGCCCGATGCTGGACGAAATCAAGCCTCCATCACAATGGAGAAGGTCATTGTACCCAGCAGATGCACCGCCCATTCCAGCTTCAACGTTTGAGCAACACCTTGACCTCGCCCCTCTTCCAACATCCCCGACAACGTCCCATCGCACCATCCCGGTTCCTCAACCCATCAAGCCCAGGTTCCGTAGgctcttcgtcttcaccACCGCCAGGGACTATATCCTGCTCCTCTGCCCAGCGGTTGTGctttccattctctccGCACTCATCCAGCCCTACATGTCCATCGTGATCGGTAACGCCTTCGCCATCTTTTCAGCTTACCCCTTGAATACCTCGCTCGCGACCGATGCCGACCGTGCTGCCCTTCGCAGTGGTGTCGCCAACACATCTATACAACTTACAGTCTCCGGCGTGCTCTCCTTGCTCTTTAATTACTTGAAAGGAGTCATGTGGACGAGATATGGCGAGACAGTGGCAGATAGATTAAGAGACAAGGTTTATCATGGTGTGCAGGATAAGCCTATGGAGTGGTATGATATGGGCATGGGtatgagagaagaagggcaaggagagggaaaagagaatgACACTGTAGGTGCTGGTGGCTTGATGTCAAAGTTTAACAG GGAGACCGATGACGTGAGGATGGCCACTTCCCACGCCTTTGGATTAGTGGTACAGAACACATTCACTTTCGTCTTATGCTTCATCCTTGCCGTCATTGAATCTCCGTCTTTGGCCTTTGTTACCCTCTCCACCATTCCCCTTGTCGTCCTTACGCAAGTCGTTACCCAGATCCTTTGCGCCCCTCTGTTGGCTACCGAAAGGCGGGTACTTGCCGAGGCCTCTACCAACGTCGAGCGCGCCACTGCTGCAATCTCTACAGTCAAAGTACACAATGCTCAAGCAgcggaagaaaaaaggttCATGCAGTCGGTGAGCAAGAGTAAAAGTAATTTGATCAAACAAGGATTGGTATGGGGAGTATCCGCAGGTTTGACagacttcttcttgctggGAACGTTTGTGCTCGGATTCTGGTATGGCGCCAAAATAATTCGGGAAGGCAAGGCCACATCAGGAGCCGTCATGACCTGCTTCTGGGCCTGTCTCTTTGCCGCCACGTACCTCCAGCAGGTTGTCCCCCAGCTTACCATAATgacaaaaggcaaaaacTCGATCGCTTCGCTGTTGACAGTCATTCAAGATGATGCTTCAAGATCCGTGTCTGGCAACAACCCATTCTCCCCTACAGACTCCCCAATCGATAGTAGCTTCTCTGCCGCCGTTGGTAAATTGAACCCCAAGCGTgtctctcgtcctcttACTCTCGGAGGAGTTCGACCTTGCCGGTGCCATGGAGAATTCAATTTCAACCACATCTCGTTTGCCTATCCATCTCGTCCGGAAAATCCTGTACTTTGTGATATCTCCCTTTTCATTCCACCAGGAGAAACAACCTTTATCGTGGGCGGCTCTGGCTCTGGCAAGTCTACCATTGCTCAGCTACTCCTCCGACTGTACGACCCCACGTCTGGAGAGATTACAATGGATAACCAatctttccccttcttgaACAGTCATTTTACAAGAGAAAATATCGCCGCTGTCCAGCAAGGCTGTATTCTTTTCGATATGTCGGTGCATGACAATGTCGCTATGGGGCTTGGTGGGGCTAGTGCCGATCCCAAGACAGGAGTCAAGAGGGCACCAGAAGACGTGACACGCGAACAAGTCGTAGAGGCTTGTAAAATGGCAATGATCCATGATTTCGTGGTGAGCTTGCCGGACGGTTATGATACCATCTTGGGAACCGGCGGATCGAGTTTGAGCGGAGGACAGAGGCAGCGATTGGCGATTGCGCGGGCGAGAATCAGAGACCCCAccgtcctcatccttg ATGAAGCGACATCGGCTTTGGATGCCACCTCTAGGGTGCTTGTTTTCAAAAGTCTCAAGGCATGGCGCAACAATCGGACCACCATCGTCATCACGCACGACCTTTCACAGATCGTTTCCGATGACTTTGTCTACGTCATGAAAAACGGCGTCGTTGCCGAACAAGGATTTCGGCTTGATCTCATGAAGAAACCGAATGGCACTTTTGCCCATATGGCGGCGGAACAAGCCATCAACCCTTTGCCGGCCAAGGAGGTCGAGTCTGACGCAGAGTGGCATGATGGGCTCGACACAATCCTCAACATGGAGGAAGATTATGAAGAGGTGCTCGACAGCAGGGTCAGATCTCACACTCCTTCATTTTCTGCCCTTGGAATGCAAAGGAACAGTGCTGTCTATCTCGATATCCTGGACGAGTATTCCAGGAGTCAGCGACTTTCTCAAGTCGATCGCCGACAGTCTCATACTAGCTTGACACCCCCTCAAAAGCGTCTATCATGGACTCCTGAGCAGTTGGGCAGCCGTGCGCCTAGCAGACAGAGTATGGCCGTTCCCATCAGTCGCCCTCCGTCTAGCCAAACGAATCGACCTGTGAGCAGGTTAAGCGTCATGGTCGATCCAAATCCAAGGCTAAGTTTGAGGACTATGATGGCGAAGACCCCAAGACAAGGTGGGGGAAAGCTTCATCGGGGCTGGATGGAAAAAAATTCACCCTCAAGGATAAGCGCAATTAGGCAAAGGCAGCAAAGAACCCTCTCTGAGAATCTAGAAGATGATTTGAAAGGCCAGCCTTCCGATGTCAATCTTTCCCATAGCGTTCTTGTTGAACAAGTCTCCACACGCTCAGCTACTACGCCGGTCCCAGGCttattttctctcttcaaaCTCTATTTCCCTTCACTTCCAGCTAAGCCACTTCTCCTGCTTGGCTGTATAGGCTCTATTGGTCACGGAGCGACAACTCCCATCTGgtcattcttcctttccaagCTGATGACTATCGTCGGGGCTGGCGGCGCTGATACCACTTCTCTCACCAAATACGGTCTCATAGTCCTGGGGCTGTGTGCCGCTCAAGGGCTGTCGAACTGTGTTCAAGAATATTTTCTTGTTGGACTATCTGCTAGATGGACCCATATGGTACGCGGGGTCGCCATGCATAAGCTCATCACGCAAGACAAGGCATTCTTTGATCATTCATCTAATTCTCCCTCTCGACTGGTCCAGACCCTCATAAAAGACGCCGACGACGCGAGAACCATTATGAGTCAAGTAATCGGTAGGGCGGTGACCGTGGTGACCATGATCGGTTTGGGTTTGATTTGGGCAATGGCTGTGGAGTGGAGATTGACTTTGATAGGCTTGGCCTTGGGTCCAATTTTCGGCGGTTTCATGGCGGTTAACTCTTGGTTCATTGGTAACGTTGAACTGGCTTGTAAAGTTGCTAGGGAGGAGGTGGGAAGGGTGTTTTACGAA AGTGTTGCCAACGTCAGGGGGATCCGAGCGATGGCGCTCGACACTGCTTTTGAAAAAAGATTTCAGAAGGATGCTAGTAATGCTAAGAAGACGGGTACACGTTCGGCATGGGCTATGGCTATGGGTGGAGCGATTGGAGGAGGGTTGCCTTTGTTTGCTCAAG CTCTCATGAACTTTGCTGGTTCAGCTTTTATGCTTCAAGGACACATGAACTACGAGCAAATGCTACAAGTATATAATCTTGTGCTATTCAGTCTAACTTTTGGCAGTGGTATGCTTGATTTTA TCCCTACTATGGCCAAAGCTCGAGCAGCTGCTCGGGACTTCAACCGCATATATCAGCTATGCGAATCCACCACGGAATCAATCGGTTCACTTCGCTTTCCCATCACAGGTCACGTCGAGTTCTCCCATGTCGAGTTCTCATACCCCTCGAGACCTGATGTTTCTATTCTCAAAGATGTGTCATTTACATTCAAACCCGGAGAATGCGTTGCAGTCGTCGGTCCTTCCGGTTCCGGTAAATCCACTATCGCAGCTCTTCTGCAAAGATTATATATGCCGGACGGGGGCGACATTCGCTTGGGGGCTCATAGTTTGAGGGAAGCGGATGTTGTCTGGCTGCGGAATCATGTTGCTGTTGTATCCCAATCGGCCAACCTCTTTGACGCCACTATCGCCGAAAACATCGCCTACGGGTCGTCCAATCTGCCCCTTTCCGAGATCTACAGGGCCGCCGAAGCTGCCAATATCCATGACTTCATTCAGAGTTTACCGCAGGGCTATGAAACCAACCTCGGAGAAAACGCCAGTTTGATCTCCGGCGGACAAGCTCAAAGATTGCAAATCGCGCGGGCGCTATGTAGAACAAGTAGGATCCTCATCTTGGACGAATGTACCAGCGCATTGGATCCCGACAACGCTAGGGCTGTGTTGGACACAATTGTCAAGATCAAACAG CACCGTACAACAATCTTCATCACCCATTCAATCGAGGCCATGCAACGCTGCGATAGAATCATTTGTCTCGGAGAAGGTAGAGTACAGGAGGTGGGGTCATTTGAAGAGCTGGTCAGGAAGGGAGGCGTATTTGCTCAGCTGATGAAGACGGGAGAATGGGAGTAA
- a CDS encoding U3 small nucleolar RNA-associated protein 5, whose product MAPRQPVAGPSKPKHSQQPAIQSPPAPAAVSAFNSTRTLFALASPVLGQADKVQVWDVAGDRVISEWEVVGASKASSVCFTTVPSDAASTKKKRRKSGSGRGAEEEVVLVTTSKSQLLVLSTKQTEPLRTLDLPASVTAAWSEERASILATASSLLVLSADASSISHTFTLPSSLSSPTAITILPTSTAESLHVLVASSLVVTLHLSLASQEVTFVSSPLPASTSSISSLLPLPLTEQGASFLVVSEDDRTISQYTLTSPQSPARLSYRYASPTLSSAHSITADPDLLAVLHESGEISLFRLPSELDLSRPQSDAKPSTVKIVEGKEERTARLCRVAFAPVDDGASGALLCGRLTGGGRVKWSRAIYELPEGGLRPVTVVKVEAQELVGASSVSETVPVQRYVAPNTVNEAAPEDVDEAPVSQLPSDVNMAELSLGERMLAPDSQEADTGSKPAASSAGVTLDGPVNAASLTRVLVQALHTSDPALLTLCLSHRNPVLIRNTIRKMPPQLALPLLKACVERLGQGKGANKRGGGRGAAQNEQQGRGTVEWVKGVLVERGSILMTIPSLPVHLASLSQLLQNRLELNQPLQTLSGRLDLALAQITMRRIAAEQALENAKNGGQKGGEGEIYVEGESEDEDEIIEVGEDGGEIEDIDMGGLSESDESEEEEEEEEDEDEDEESDDDPLDSGSDNDLLDLQAEESGSDDEEESEDED is encoded by the exons ATGGCTCCACGTCAACCAGTTGCTGGCCCTTCGAAGCCGAAGCACTCGCAGCAGCCTGCAATCCAGTCACCTCCGGCTCCTGCAGCAGTCTCGGCATTCAACTCCACTCGCACCTTATTTGCTCTAGCTTCGCCTGTTTTAGGGCAAGCAGATAAAGTTCAAGTTTGGGATGTTGCCGGTGACCGTGTAATTTCGGAATGGGAAGTAGTTGGTGCTAGTAAGGCATCCTCTGTTTGCTTTACTACCGTGCCATCCGACGCCGCTAGTACGAAAAAGAAGCGTAGAAAGTCTGGCTCTGGTCGTGGcgctgaggaagaagtggtcCTCGTGACAACATCAAAGAGCCAGCTTTTGGTTTTGTCTACTAAGCAAACGGAACCTTTGCGAACTCTTGATCTCCCAGCTTCTGTAACTGCGGCCTGGTCTGAAGAACGTGCGTCAATACTGGCAActgcttcctctcttctcgtTTTATCGGCGGATGCCTCTAGTATCTCTCACACTTTCACTTTGCCATCCTCCCTTTCATCTCCTACTGCCATCACAATTCTTCCTACATCGACCGCTGAGTCACTGCATGTACTCGTTGCCTCCTCGCTCGTCGTCACCCTTCACCTGTCACTCGCTTCTCAGGAGGTCACTTTCGTCTCATCACCGCTTCCTGCATCTACCTCTTCTATCTCTTcactcctccctcttcctcttacAGAGCAAGGTGCTTCGTTCCTTGTTGTGTCGGAAGATGACCGCACAATATCTCAATACACTCTCACGTCGCCCCAATCTCCCGCGAGGCTTTCATATCGCTACGCCTCGCCTACACTATCTTCTGCTCACTCAATTACGGCTGATCCAGATCTTCTCGCGGTATTGCACGAGTCCGGGGAGATTTCTCTTTTCCGCCTTCCGTCTGAGCTTGATCTTTCCCGCCCCCAGTCAGATGCGAAGCCAAGTACTGTGAAGATCgttgaaggaaaggaagagcgTACAGCCCGGCTGTGTCGCGTTGCCTTTGCCCCTGTAGATGATGGGGCATCAGGTGCATTGCTTTGCGGAAGATTGACAGGAGGAGGTCGTGTCAAATGGTCGCGTGCGATCTACGAGCTTCCGGAAGGCGGTTTGAGACCAGTTACCGTTGTCAAAGTTGAAGCTCAAGAATTAGTTGGAGCTTCATCAGTGTCAGAG ACTGTCCCTGTACAACGCTATGTCGCGCCCAATACGGTGAATGAAGCGGCTCCCGAGGACGTTGACGAAGCCCCCGTCTCCCAGTTGCCTTCTGATGTCAATATGGCAGAGCTTTCGCTCGGCGAGCGCATGCTTGCACCAGATTCTCAAGAAGCCGACACCGGAAGCAAACCCGCAGCCTCTTCAGCCGGTGTTACCCTTGACGGTCCTGTCAATGCAGCTTCTCTCACTCGTGTCCTCGTTCAGGCTCTCCACACATCGGACCCAGCTCTTCTAACACTGTGTTTGTCCCATCGCAACCCGGTTCTTATTCGCAACACTATCAGAAAAATGCCGCCTCAGTTGgctcttccgcttctgaAAGCTTGTGTGGAGCGACTGGGTCAAGGCAAGGGCGCCAACAAACGTGGTGGAGGCCGTGGTGCTGCGCAGAACGAACAGCAGGGTCGTGGCACTGTTGAATGGGTAAAGGGAGTGCTTGTTGAGCGCGGGTCTATCCTTATGACTATTCCTTCTTTACCTGTCCATCTTGCTTCGTTGTCTCAGCTGCTTCAAAATCGATTGGAGCTCAATCAGCCTCTACAAACTCTTTCCGGCCGTTTGGATCTTGCTCTTGCCCAGATTACCATGCGGCGCATCGCTGCTGAGCAGGCTCTGGAGAATGCAAAGAACGGTGGACAGAAGGGCGGCGAAGGTGAGATTTATGTCGAGGGTgaaagcgaagatgaagatgagattATCGAAGTTGGCgaagatggtggtgaaATTGAGGACATTGATATGGGTGGATTGAGTGAGAGCGACGAaagcgaagaggaagaggaagaggaagaggatgaggatgaggatgaagaatcagatgatgatccCCTTGATTCCGGCTCAGACAATGATCTACTAGATCTGCAAGCTGAAGAAAGCGGAAgtgacgacgaggaagaaagtgaagatgaggattaG
- a CDS encoding ubiquilin: protein MATEQPSSSASDITITVKGPQELKLTISISSDKNIAELKQLIASKCDVEKDRQRLIYSGKVLKDEETISSYKIQNGHTIHMVKGAAKPSSSTSAGQASQPPRLPQMGTGLNVGSNPIDNVENIHHGLAGFNPFTGVQGLENLNDPNAMSNMMQSPEFLRSMSDLMSRPEVVDQIIASNPQLASMGPQIRQMMASPFFRQMMSNPETLRMMMQMQSSMGQGGGLGGLGGGFNPFAPGAAGANANPAQNNAGPTDPFPNLFAPNAGNANPAAGAGNAAAAADQATNSPSNPSQPNAGQFPPGLAALLGLGGGMPGAGTNTGTNPNPFGGINPALFGGLGSPWGAPPPRDERPPEEIYATQLGQLNAMGLWDAQKNIRALRTTGGNVEAAIELIFSGQLD, encoded by the exons ATGGCCACAGAACagccctcttcttccgcctcaGACATCACCAT CACTGTCAAGGGGCCTCAGGAACTGAAGCTCACcatctcaatctcctcagACAAGAATATCGCTGAATTGAAACAGCTTATTGCCTCTAAATGTGACGTGGAGAAGGATCGCCAACGTCTGATATATTCTG GCAAGGTCttgaaagacgaagaaacCATTTCCAGCTACAAGATTCAAAATGGCCACACAATCCACATGGTGAAGGGTGCTGCAAAGCCCTCAAGTTCAACCTCCGCTGGTCAGGCAAGCCAGCCCCCCAGACTACCTCAAATGGGCACAGGTTTGAATGTGGGCAGTAACCCTATCGACAACGTTGAGAATATTCATCAT GGGCTAGCGGGGTTCAATCCTTTTACCGGAGTTCAAGGACTCGAAAACTTGAATGATCCCAACGCT ATGTCCAACATGATGCAAAGTCCCGAATTTCTCAGAAGCATGTCCGATTTGATGTCCAGACCAGAAGTTGTAGATCAG ATCATTGCTTCCAACCCTCAACTGGCCTCCATGGGTCCCCAGATCCGGCAAATGATGgcctctcctttcttccgGCAGATGATGTCCAACCCCGAGACCCTTCGAATG ATGATGCAAATGCAGTCGAGCATGGGCCAAGGGGGTGGATTGGGAGGTCTCGGTGGTGGATTCAATCCCTTTGCTCCTGGTGCTGCTGGGGCCAATGCGAATCCCGCGCAAAACAATGCCGGCCCAACGGATCCATTCCCTAACCTTTTCGCCCCTAACGCTGGTAATGCCAACCCAGCCGCTGGTGCAGGTaatgctgctgctgctgccgatCAGGCGACGAACTCTCCTTCCAATCCATCCCAACCTAATGCCGGTCAATTTCCTCCTGGGCTTGCTGCCCTTTTAGGTCTTGGGGGCGGAATGCCCGGTGCAGGCACAAATACTGGAACGAACCCCAACCCATTCGGCGGGATAAACCCTGCGCTCTTTGGCGGGTTAGGCTCTCCCTGGGGAGCGCCACCACCTAGAGACGAAAGGCCACCGGAGGAAATCTATGCTACCCAGCTGGGACAGCTGAATGCAATG GGTCTATGGGATGCCCAAAAGAATATCCGAGCGCTTAGAACTACTGGCGGCAACGTTGAAGCAGCCATCGAGTTGATTTTCTCTGGCCAGCTTGATTAG